The following coding sequences are from one Panicum hallii strain FIL2 chromosome 5, PHallii_v3.1, whole genome shotgun sequence window:
- the LOC112894530 gene encoding germin-like protein 1-3, which produces MANSKLPALPLLAAVLLALAAPSLAGDPDMLQDICVAEYKSLNGPLRLNGFPCKRPENVTADDFFSGLLASPGDTGNAAGSAVTAANVERLPGINTLGVSMARIDFAPWGVNPPHTHPRATEIIFVLQGSLDVGFVTTANRLFARTVCRGEVFVFPRGLVHYQRNNGGTPAAVISAFNSQLPGTQAVAQTLFGASPAAPTDVLARAFQIDAGLVEAIKSKFPPM; this is translated from the exons ATGGCCAACAGCAAGCTCCCCGCCcttcccctcctcgccgccgtcctgctTGCCCTCGCCGCGCCCTCACTCGCCGGCGACCCCGACATGCTCCAGGACATCTGCGTCGCCGAATACAAATCCCTCAACGGCC CTCTGAGGCTGAACGGGTTCCCGTGCAAGAGGCCGGAGAACGTGACGGCCGACGACTTCTTCTCCGGCCTGCTGGCGAGCCCCGGCGACACCGGCAACGCGGCGGGGTCGGCGGTGACTGCGGCGAACGTGGAGAGGCTCCCGGGGATCAACACCCTGGGCGTCTCCATGGCGCGGATCGACTTCGCGCCCTGGGGCGTGAACCCGCCGCACACGCACCCGCGCGCCACAGAGATCATCTTCGTCCTCCAGGGCTCCCTCGACGTGGGGTTCGTCACCACCGCCAACAGGCTCTTCGCCCGCACCGTATGCAGGGGCGAGGTCTTCGTCTTCCCGCGCGGCCTCGTCCACTACCAGAGGAACAACGGCGGCACCCCCGCCGCGGTCATCTCGGCCTTCAACAGCCAGCTGCCGGGCACGCAGGCCGTCGCCCAGACCCTCttcggcgcctcgccggcggcgcccaCCGACGTGCTGGCCAGGGCGTTCCAGATAGACGCCGGCCTCGTGGAGGCCATCAAGTCCAAGTTCCCGCCCATGTAG
- the LOC112895202 gene encoding germin-like protein 1-4, whose translation MAPNKLTTVLLAACAVLLALAAPPLVVVAGDPDMLQDICVADYKSLQGPLRVNGFPCKREANVTADDFFFGGLAKAADVYTGNAAGSAVTAADVETLPGLNTLGVSMARTDYAPWGGVNPPHAHPRATEILFVVEGTLEVGFVTAAAPSRLLTRTVSGGEVFVFPRGLVHFQRSVGPAPAVAVSAFNSQLPGTQAAAAALFGAAPAVPTDVLARAFRTDAGVVESIRSKFTPK comes from the exons ATGGCACCCAACAAGCTCACCACCGTTCTCCTCGCCGCCTGCGCCGTCCTCCTGGCGCTCGCCGCACCACCGCTggtcgtcgtcgccggcgaccCCGACATGCTCCAGGACATCTGCGTCGCCGACTACAAATCCCTTCAGGGCC CGCTGCGGGTGAACGGGTTCCCCTGCAAGCGCGAGGCGAACGTGACGGCGGACGACTTCTTCTTCGGCGGGCTGGCCAAGGCCGCCGACGTGTACACCGGCAACGCGGCGGGGTCGGCGGTGACGGCGGCGGACGTGGAGACGCTCCCGGGGCTCAACACCCTGGGCGTGTCCATGGCGCGGACCGACTACGCGCCGTGGGGCGGCGTGAACCCGCCGCACGCGCACCCGCGCGCCACCGAGATCCTCTTCGTCGTGGAGGGCACCCTGGAGGTTGGCTTCGTcaccgcggcggcgccgagccggCTCCTCACCCGCACCGTCTCCGGCGGCGAGGTGTTCGTGTTCCCGCGCGGCCTCGTGCACTTCCAGCGCAGCGTCGGGCCGGCGCCCGCCGTGGCCGTCTCGGCGTTCAACAGCCAGCTGCCCGGCACGcaggcggccgccgcggcgctgtTCGGCGCCGCGCCGGCGGTGCCGACGGACGTGCTGGCGCGGGCGTTCCGGACCGACGCCGGGGTGGTGGAGAGCATCAGGTCCAAGTTCACGCCCAAGTAG
- the LOC112894779 gene encoding germin-like protein 1-3 gives MAHKLPAAILLAALLALAAPLVVVAGDPDTLQDVCVADYHSLKGPLRLNGFPCKRHENVTANDFISVLLAKPGNTGNAVGSAVTAANVERLPGLNTLGVSMARIDFAPWGVNPPHTHPRATEIIFVLQGSLDVGFVTTANRLFARTVCRGEVFVFPRGLVHYQRNNGGTPAAVISAFNSQLPGTQAVAQTLFGASPAAPTDVLARAFQIDAGLVEAIKSKFPPM, from the exons ATGGCGCACAAGCTCCCGGCCGCCATTCTCCTCGCCGCCCTCCTGGCGCTCGCCGCACCGCTGGTGGTCGTCGCCGGCGACCCCGACACGCTCCAGGACGTCTGCGTCGCTGACTACCATTCCCTCAAGGGCC CACTGAGGCTGAACGGATTCCCGTGCAAGAGGCACGAGAACGTGACGGCGAACGACTTCATCTCCGTCCTGCTGGCGAAGCCCGGCAACACGGGCAACGCGGTGGGGTCGGCGGTGACGGCGGCGAACGTGGAGAGGCTCCCGGGGCTCAACACCCTGGGCGTGTCCATGGCGCGGATCGACTTCGCGCCGTGGGGCGTGAACCCACCGCACACCCACCCCCGCGCCACCGAGATCATCTTCGTCCTCCAGGGCTCCCTCGACGTGGGGTTCGTCACCACCGCCAACAGGCTCTTCGCCCGCACCGTATGCAGGGGCGAGGTCTTCGTCTTCCCGCGCGGCCTCGTCCACTACCAGAGGAACAACGGCGGCACCCCCGCCGCGGTCATCTCGGCCTTCAACAGCCAGCTGCCGGGCACGCAGGCCGTCGCCCAGACCCTCttcggcgcctcgccggcggcgcccaCCGACGTGCTGGCCAGGGCGTTCCAGATCGACGCCGGCCTCGTGGAGGCCATCAAGTCCAAGTTCCCGCCCATGTAG